The genomic window AGCAACGCCTCCAGATCGGGGGCGGCGACCCGGAGCCGGCCGGCATCGTCGAGTGTCGGGATCGATCCCTGGTCGAACATCACCAGGATCTCGCCCGGTCGGAAGTCCGCGGGTTCGACCCCCGCCTGCGCCGCCGCGGCGGTGATCAGGACGAGGAACAGGATGCCTTGTCGCGTGAAGCGCTTCATGATGACCCCCTGATGAAAACGGCAACGTACTCGGCGGTGCGGGGGTCGGATTATATCACACATCAACGCATCTTCAACACGCCGCGAGCTCGGCCCAGACGGCCGCCAGGCGACGGTAGACGGCGGACCAGGCGAAGGGAGCCAACGCACCGGGGAGGGCGTCCGCCGGATCGCCCAGCGGGGGGCGCGCGAGGGCGTCGGCCAAGGCCGCGGTCAGGGCGGCGACGAAACCCGGCAGGTCTTCGCCTCGCGGCCGGTCCACGCCCTCCAGGCGGGGCGCGGGCACCAGGGCCATGGCCCCCGCGAACGGACCGGCGAGTTGATCCCGTATGCCCGGCAACTCCGTGCCCACCAGGCGGCAGCCGCAGGCCAGCGCCTCGGCCAGCACCAGGGGCACACCCTCGTAGAAGGACGGCAGGACGCAGACCGCGCAGCGGTTCATCAGCCTTGCGAGATCGGCCTGGGCGAGGATGCCGTGCAGCACGACCCGCGGCGACATGGTCTGCATGCGGGCGCGCAAGGCGTCGGCCTCGGCGCCCGCGCCGTCCCCCACCACGTGGAGCACGCAGTCCGGCCTGGACACCGCCAGTTCCGCCACAGCATCGAGCAGGCAAGTCAGTCCCTTGGACAGGCTGTACTTGCCAACGTACAGGATGTTGCCGGTGCGGACGGCCCCATCGTCCCAGCGGAAGATGTCTTCGCGATAGCCGGCACCCACCACCCTGAGGCGCGCCGGGGGCAGATCCAGCATCCGCGCCACCTGTGCGGCATGCCCCCGATGGAGCACGGCGATGATCTCGTTGCGGCGACAGCCGCGCCGCACCTCCTCTGCCAGGTGCGGACAGAGCGACATCTGCCGCAGGCCGGTGGCATGGCAGTGGCTGACCACGGGCGAAGCGGGAGCCAGGTCCTTGACCATGGCGCCGACCAGCCACAGGTGGTTGACGTGGATCACCTGCGGCCGCAGCTCGGCGATCGCGCGCGCGATGTGTTCGCGCCACGCGTTTCGATAGGCCGCGAGCTGGGCCGCGTCCATGGTGGAGAACACGGTGCTGCGATAGGGCATGACGTCACTCATGCCGGGCACCGGGAACGGCAGCTCGCCGGTCTCGAACCGCAGGGGACGGACCCGGTCCCGGTCCAGGCCCGCGACGGCGTATTCCGCGTCCGCCGGCACGCCTACCAGCGCGAGCTGCTCGACCCCGGCGGCGGCGGCGCAATGCGTCAGCGCGTCCAGGGTCACGCCGCTGCCGGTCAGCCCGGGGCGCTGGGTGAGAACATGCAGAACCCTCTCGACCATGTCTTCCTTTCCGCGCGCGCGGCCGTGCGACCGGAACCTCCGGCCGGCGGCTGGCCACCGCTCACGATACCCAAGCGAAAGCATACTGCAACCGTGGGCATCCCGGCGCGTGTCCGCAACAGGATTTCCCGGCCAGCGCAGGCCAGCCATGGGTGGTGGAGCGACCGTTCATGTGTTATTGGTTGTCGGAACTTCGCCCGGAAGAAACCGGAGGTGACATGGCTCCCGCGAGCCTGAAGGAACGACTCACATCCCCATTCGTGACCAGGCGGCTGCCGGTCGGCGACGACCGGCGCGTCCTGCTCACTTTCGACGACGGGCCCACACCCGGCGTGACCGACGGCGTCCTGGCGCGGCTCGAAGACCACGGCGCGCACGCGATCTTCTTCGTCGTGGGCAGGCGCATCGAACGCGACGCGTCCCTGTTGCCGGACGTGTTGGCCTCGGGGCACGCCCTCGGCAACCATTCGACCCTGCATGACGACGCGCGCCTGCCCTCGCCCGTCGCCTACCATCGCGACGTGAGGCTCTGCCGCGACCTGATCGCGCGTGCGTCCGGCGCTCCCCCGCCGTTCTTCCGCGCCCCGGCGGGCAGACTGCATCCCGCGAGCCTGCTGGCCCCCCTGGTCCTGGGCATGAAGCACGTGCTGTGGTCCCTCGACAGCCGGGACTGGCGTTGCCGGGACGACGACGACGCGCGCGCCGTCGCCCGCGAGGTCCTGGATACCGTCTCCGACCGCGACATCATCCTGCTCCACGACTACGCCGGGTACATCCACGCCCTGCTGGACGTGCTCCTGCCCGGCCTCGCCGCGGCCGGCTATGACCTGGGGACGGGATTGTCCGCGCTCGGGACGGGAAGGGCACCCCGATCATGAGCCGGATCTCCGTCGTCGTGCTCACATACAAGCGCCGCGAAGCGGTGCTGGCGCTCCTGCGCGAGCTCGTCGAGTTGCGCGATCACGACCTCGAGGTGATCGTGGTGGACAACGGCAGCGAGGATGGCACGGCGGAAGCCGTCGCGGAGCGCCACCCCGCCGTCGAACTGATCGTACTGCGCGAGAATCGCGGCGTGGGGGCGCGCAACGAGGGGCTCGCCCTGGCGGGCGGCGGGATCGTCGTCACCCTCGACGACGACATGCGCGGTCTCGACGAGACCGACCTGCGCCGCCTGAGGACCGTCTTCACCGAACGTCCCCGTCTCGGCGCCCTGTGCTTCAAGGTCACCAGGCCGGATGCGGACGAGGTGCGCGACTGGGTCCACCACCGTCCGGTGGAGGACGCGGACGGGGCCTTCGACACCTACGAGATAACAGAGGGCGCCGTCGCCTACAGGGCTACGGCGCTGGCCGAGTCGGGATTCTATCGCGAGGATTTCTTCATCAGCCACGAGGGGCTCGAGCTCGCCTACAGGTTGCTGGACCGGGGCTGGGAGATCGCGTACGACGGCAGCCTCTCCGTCGAGCATCACCACGCCGCAGGCGGCCGCTCGAGCTGGCGACGCTATTACTACGACACGCGCAACCTCTTCTGGGTGGCCACGCTGCATCAACCGCTCGGCTACGCCGTACGTTACCTGGCGCTCGGCGCGACCGCCATGGGCTACTACGCGCTGAGGGACGGATTCCTGCCGACCTGGCTCAGAGCCGTGAGGGACGGCCTGCGGGGCATTTCCGGCCTGAGGCCCGAGCGCCGGACCTGGTCTGCGGGAACCCGCGCGTTCATCCGCGGCGTCGATGCCGGGCGCCCCGGCTTCCTGTATTTGGCCCGAAAAAGGATGCGACAAAAGGACTTCAGTTTGGAATAACACGGCCGATTGTGACCGTGTACCGACATGGACGCTACACGTCTGGAAATCGTGAAGCGCCGCTGGACATGAACTCAGGGGCGAATGTCGTTGACTAGGGAAGACCAGGACATGCCCGAGCTTTCGGTGATCGTGCCTGTGCGCAACGAAGCGCTGTACCTCGGCGTCATACTCGGGCAGTTGCTCGAGCAGTCGCTCGCACGCTCCCGTTTCGAGATCCTCGTGGTCGACGGCATGAGCACCGACAACACGCACGAGATCGTCACGGCCATCATGGACGAGCATCCCAACGTTCGTTTGCTGGACAATCCGGCCGGCTTGTCCGGATGCGCCCGCAACGTCGGGGTGGAGCATGCCCGCGCCCCCTACGTGCTCTTCGTCGACGGCCATTGCCACATCCGGAGCCGCGACATGCTTGCCGCGGTGCTGAAGGCCTTCGCGGACGGAGCCCTCTGCGTATCACGCCCACAGCCCCTGATCAGGGACGGCGTCTCCCGTTTCCAGGCCGCGACGGCCGCGGCGCGCACGTCCTGGCTGGGCCATCACACGGGTTCCCAGATCTACACGGCGGACGATCATCTCTGCTCCCCCCTGAGCGCCGGCTGCGGATACGCCCGCGATCTCTTCCGCGAACTGGGCGGCATCGACGAGACCTTCGACGCCGGCGAGGACCTCGAGTTCAACCTGCGCGTGCACCAACGCGGCATCTACGCGCACCATAGCCAGGATTTCGAGGTGGGATACTTCCCTCGCCGCTCATGCCTGGCCCTTTTCCGCCAGCTGTATCGCTACGGGAGCGGCCGCGCCCGCATGGCGCGCAAGCACCCACGGCAGTTCTCGCCTCTCTCGGTGGCCCTGATGCTGCTGGTGCTGTGGATCCTGCTGATGCCCCTGGTCGCGCCGTTCTGGAGTCCGGCCTGGAGGTTGTGGGCCGTGCCCACCCTGATCTACGCGATCCCGGTGGTAGCCCTCTCGGGATGGCTGTCCCTGCGTCGCGGCGTCAGCTGGCCTCTGACCATCGCTGCCTTCCTC from bacterium includes these protein-coding regions:
- a CDS encoding glycosyltransferase family 4 protein; translation: MVERVLHVLTQRPGLTGSGVTLDALTHCAAAAGVEQLALVGVPADAEYAVAGLDRDRVRPLRFETGELPFPVPGMSDVMPYRSTVFSTMDAAQLAAYRNAWREHIARAIAELRPQVIHVNHLWLVGAMVKDLAPASPVVSHCHATGLRQMSLCPHLAEEVRRGCRRNEIIAVLHRGHAAQVARMLDLPPARLRVVGAGYREDIFRWDDGAVRTGNILYVGKYSLSKGLTCLLDAVAELAVSRPDCVLHVVGDGAGAEADALRARMQTMSPRVVLHGILAQADLARLMNRCAVCVLPSFYEGVPLVLAEALACGCRLVGTELPGIRDQLAGPFAGAMALVPAPRLEGVDRPRGEDLPGFVAALTAALADALARPPLGDPADALPGALAPFAWSAVYRRLAAVWAELAAC
- a CDS encoding polysaccharide deacetylase family protein — encoded protein: MAPASLKERLTSPFVTRRLPVGDDRRVLLTFDDGPTPGVTDGVLARLEDHGAHAIFFVVGRRIERDASLLPDVLASGHALGNHSTLHDDARLPSPVAYHRDVRLCRDLIARASGAPPPFFRAPAGRLHPASLLAPLVLGMKHVLWSLDSRDWRCRDDDDARAVAREVLDTVSDRDIILLHDYAGYIHALLDVLLPGLAAAGYDLGTGLSALGTGRAPRS
- a CDS encoding glycosyltransferase family 2 protein, with translation MSRISVVVLTYKRREAVLALLRELVELRDHDLEVIVVDNGSEDGTAEAVAERHPAVELIVLRENRGVGARNEGLALAGGGIVVTLDDDMRGLDETDLRRLRTVFTERPRLGALCFKVTRPDADEVRDWVHHRPVEDADGAFDTYEITEGAVAYRATALAESGFYREDFFISHEGLELAYRLLDRGWEIAYDGSLSVEHHHAAGGRSSWRRYYYDTRNLFWVATLHQPLGYAVRYLALGATAMGYYALRDGFLPTWLRAVRDGLRGISGLRPERRTWSAGTRAFIRGVDAGRPGFLYLARKRMRQKDFSLE
- a CDS encoding glycosyltransferase → MPELSVIVPVRNEALYLGVILGQLLEQSLARSRFEILVVDGMSTDNTHEIVTAIMDEHPNVRLLDNPAGLSGCARNVGVEHARAPYVLFVDGHCHIRSRDMLAAVLKAFADGALCVSRPQPLIRDGVSRFQAATAAARTSWLGHHTGSQIYTADDHLCSPLSAGCGYARDLFRELGGIDETFDAGEDLEFNLRVHQRGIYAHHSQDFEVGYFPRRSCLALFRQLYRYGSGRARMARKHPRQFSPLSVALMLLVLWILLMPLVAPFWSPAWRLWAVPTLIYAIPVVALSGWLSLRRGVSWPLTIAAFLASHFGGGLGYLSGLVGGPQWSHSPGRVLKPTDDASGSRSRGA